The DNA region TCATCACTTTTGTAGCTCTGAAATAGCTCCATGTATGAAGGTGAAATATTTAGTTCGGGTGCGTTTCTGTTATTTAAACTTAACTCCAGTTGACCTTCTTCGATCCTAATAATAAAATCAGGAATTATATGTTCTATAATTTTAGTATTCGATGAAAATGAATTCCCCGGTTTAGGATTTAACTTGGATATTTCTTCAAATGCGTCTTTGATTGATTCAGTATCAACTTCTAATTGTTCAATTATTTTATTGAAATGCTTTTTTGTAAATTCTTCAAAATAGTCATCTATAATTTTTCGGGCCAGCTTTATTTCAAAGGTGTTTTCCTTTAAACTTAGTTGAATGCTCAGACATTCCTGTAAACTGCGTGCTGCTATTCCGGGAGGATCGAGTTGTTGAATTATCTTTAATATTCTCTCCAGCTCGTTTTCATCAGTATAAATGTTATTGGAGAAAGCCAAATCATCTGATATCGACGGCAAATCTCTTCTTATATATCCGGATTCGTCAATATTGCCAATCAGAAATTCAGCAATAATATGATCTTCATTGCTTAAAGTTTGGGTGCTTATTTGCTCGCTTAAGTATTCGCCCAAAGTTTTACCGCTTGCGTATGGAATGCTACTCTCTTCATCATCCTTACTGTAATTGTTTGCCTGAAGTTTATAATAAGGAATTTCGTCATCACTTAAATACTCATCAACATTAATATCTTCCGCATCAATTGAGTTAGAATCATCTTCGTACGAATCATTAACGGGTTCTTCATCTTTATTAGAGCCCTCGTCCAATGCAGGATTCTCATCCATTTCGTCCTGAACGCGTTGTTCAAATGCGACCGTAGGAAGCTGAATCAACTTCATCAGCTGAATTTGCTGAGGAGATAATTTTTGAGATAACTTTTGTTGTAATGACTGTTTGAGCATTTAATGATTATGCATTTGTTTATATTTCCAAAAATAATATAATTGGATCATAATTCATTAATTAAGCAAATAAAAAATCAATGTAAAAATTAGTAGCCCTCTAACTGGTCTCCGGAATGAAGGTCAATTAGAGGGCTACAATCATATTGTATTTCTAAACTTTTTTAAAATTCTGCACTCATCGGAGTCCTGGGGAAAGGAATTACGTCACGGATATTACCCATTCCTGAAACAAACTGGATAATTCTTTCGAATCCTAATCCAAATCCTGAGTGTGGTGCTGTACCATATTTTCTTGTGTCAATATACCACCAAAGTTCTTTCTCGTCTATTCCAAGTTCTTCAACTTTCGACATAAGCACATCCAAACGCTCTTCACGTTGCGATCCTCCAACTATTTCACCAATTCCCGGGAATAAAACGTCCATAGCACGTACTGTTTTACCATCGTCGTTCAAACGCATGTAGAAAGCTTTAATTTTTGCAGGATAATCAAACAGGATTACCGGCGTTTTAAAATGTTTCTCTACAAGGAAACGTTCGTGTTCCGACTGTAAATCTACACCCCATTCGTTTATTGGGTATTTGAATTTTTTCTTTTTGTTGGGCTTAGAGTTCTTTAATATCTCAATTGCCTCCGTATAACTAACTCTTTTGAAGTTGTTCTCCAATACGAAGTTTAATTTCTCAATTAAGCCCATATCAGAACGGTCTTTGGCAGGCTTGGATTTTTCTTCCTGAGCAAAACGCTGGTCAAGGAATTCTAAATCATCTTTACGGTGTTCAAGAGTGTATTTAATGATATACTTAATAAACTC from Bacteroidota bacterium includes:
- the rpoN gene encoding RNA polymerase factor sigma-54; protein product: MLKQSLQQKLSQKLSPQQIQLMKLIQLPTVAFEQRVQDEMDENPALDEGSNKDEEPVNDSYEDDSNSIDAEDINVDEYLSDDEIPYYKLQANNYSKDDEESSIPYASGKTLGEYLSEQISTQTLSNEDHIIAEFLIGNIDESGYIRRDLPSISDDLAFSNNIYTDENELERILKIIQQLDPPGIAARSLQECLSIQLSLKENTFEIKLARKIIDDYFEEFTKKHFNKIIEQLEVDTESIKDAFEEISKLNPKPGNSFSSNTKIIEHIIPDFIIRIEEGQLELSLNNRNAPELNISPSYMELFQSYKSDEGKNKELKKAVSFVKQKLDSAKWFIEAIKQRQETLYGTMSVIMNIQKEYFLTGDERNLKPMILKDVADKVFLDISTISRVVNSKYVSTPYGTFLLKEFFTESMKNEKGDDVSTREIKKVLSEIIDAEDKIKPLTDAVLVEKLSNKGYKVARRTVAKYREQLGYPVARLRKEITS